A DNA window from Mucilaginibacter xinganensis contains the following coding sequences:
- a CDS encoding RsmB/NOP family class I SAM-dependent RNA methyltransferase, which yields MKAINQLKTFQRILDEYPAETPLSKFLPGFYRQNKQMGSTDRRIASRLMYNYFRLGRALPNVSPDERLFVAEFLCNTQLNSFLQHFKPDWAACVGFGITEKLAMVKTTHPEFNLNDVFPWADRLSAGIDKEAFLRSFFNQPDLFIRVHKGYEPQVKAALAASGIIFKDEGNNCISLPNGTRLETIFPNQHWYEVQDQSSQQTAQFFKPNKWDAWWDACAASGGKSLLLHDLEPNIKLVVSDIRESILSNLDERFQQAGLTKYQKKLLDLTQNNDLLMHDYEFDGIILDAPCSGSGTWGRTPEMISQFETHSIEFFQKLQQNIVRNVVKYLKPGKPLIYITCSAFKAENEDVVNFIVRELGLKLAESKVLKGYEGKADTMFVARLIGA from the coding sequence ATGAAGGCAATAAATCAGCTTAAAACGTTTCAGCGTATTTTGGATGAGTATCCGGCAGAAACGCCTCTAAGTAAGTTTTTACCGGGCTTTTACCGTCAAAACAAACAAATGGGCTCAACCGACAGGCGCATTGCCAGCCGGCTGATGTATAATTACTTCCGCCTGGGCAGGGCGCTGCCGAACGTATCCCCGGATGAACGCCTTTTTGTTGCCGAGTTTTTGTGCAACACACAACTTAATTCTTTTTTACAGCACTTTAAGCCCGACTGGGCAGCATGTGTAGGCTTTGGCATTACCGAAAAACTGGCGATGGTAAAAACTACCCACCCCGAGTTTAATTTGAATGATGTTTTCCCATGGGCAGACCGGCTTTCTGCCGGGATAGATAAGGAAGCTTTTTTACGCTCATTTTTTAATCAGCCAGATCTTTTTATCCGCGTGCATAAAGGTTACGAACCACAGGTGAAGGCAGCGCTGGCGGCATCGGGGATTATATTTAAGGATGAGGGCAACAATTGCATCTCGCTGCCAAACGGCACCCGGCTGGAAACCATATTCCCCAACCAGCACTGGTATGAAGTGCAGGACCAATCGTCGCAGCAAACGGCACAATTCTTTAAGCCTAATAAATGGGATGCCTGGTGGGATGCCTGTGCGGCCTCCGGCGGAAAATCGCTCTTATTGCACGACCTGGAGCCAAATATTAAGCTGGTGGTATCAGATATCCGAGAATCTATCCTCTCCAATCTGGATGAGCGTTTTCAACAGGCAGGGCTTACCAAATACCAGAAAAAACTGCTGGACCTAACCCAAAACAACGACCTGTTAATGCATGATTATGAATTTGACGGCATTATCCTTGACGCTCCATGCAGCGGCTCAGGCACCTGGGGGCGCACGCCGGAGATGATCAGCCAGTTTGAAACCCACAGCATAGAATTCTTTCAAAAGCTACAGCAAAATATTGTTCGTAACGTGGTTAAATATCTAAAACCCGGCAAACCGCTTATTTATATTACCTGCTCGGCCTTTAAAGCAGAGAATGAGGATGTGGTTAATTTTATTGTAAGGGAACTTGGATTGAAATTAGCGGAGAGTAAGGTTTTGAAGGGCTATGAGGGCAAGGCCGATACGATGTTTGTGGCGAGGCTGATTGGGGCTTAA
- a CDS encoding amino acid permease produces MKVFVKKSLEQLMATPEEGASTLKRTLGAGNLIALGIGAIIGAGLFVRTAAAAGAHAGSAVTISFIIAAVGCAFAGLCYAEFASIIPIAGSAYTYAYATMGEIVAWIIGWALILEYALGAATVSISWSEYLNNLLGHRIPFEWCHSPMESAIINNVTHTGIINLPALLILFLLSALLIKGTQESATVNAVIVFIKVAIVLVFIAIGWQFINPANHTPYLIPANAPPAILPDGTTYSYLPFFNHGWGGVLTGAGIVFFAFIGFDAVSTAAQEAKNPKRDMPIGILGSLVVCTILYILFSWVLTGVAPYQDFMRAGKEASVAYAISHYMQHYAWLSTLVTVAILAGFSSVILVMLLGQSRVFYTMSTDGLLPKVFSDLHPKFSTPYKSNMILFVFVGLFAAFLPASIAGDLTSIGTLFAFVLVCIGVMLLRKTDPDLVRPFKTPLVPLVPILGILICAAMILSLPLETQISALVWMLIGLIIYFGYSRKHSKLGNVADILPTASDFEKK; encoded by the coding sequence ATGAAGGTATTTGTAAAAAAATCTCTTGAACAATTGATGGCCACTCCGGAAGAAGGGGCCTCAACGCTTAAACGAACGCTTGGAGCGGGCAATCTGATTGCCCTTGGTATTGGAGCTATTATTGGTGCTGGTCTTTTTGTAAGAACAGCCGCAGCAGCAGGTGCCCACGCAGGTTCTGCCGTAACCATATCATTTATTATTGCAGCAGTAGGTTGTGCTTTCGCCGGCTTATGCTATGCGGAATTTGCGTCTATTATCCCGATTGCAGGTAGTGCTTATACGTACGCGTATGCCACTATGGGCGAAATAGTTGCCTGGATAATTGGATGGGCCCTTATACTGGAATATGCCCTCGGTGCAGCCACCGTATCAATAAGCTGGAGCGAGTATCTGAATAATCTCCTCGGGCATCGAATACCGTTCGAATGGTGCCACTCGCCCATGGAGTCCGCCATTATCAACAATGTTACACATACCGGCATTATTAACCTGCCAGCATTGCTGATCTTATTTTTACTGTCTGCGCTGTTAATCAAAGGCACACAGGAATCAGCAACAGTTAACGCTGTTATCGTATTTATAAAAGTGGCAATCGTATTGGTATTTATTGCTATCGGATGGCAGTTTATCAATCCTGCAAACCACACACCGTACCTTATCCCTGCAAACGCGCCACCGGCAATTTTGCCAGATGGTACAACTTACTCTTATTTGCCATTCTTTAACCATGGCTGGGGTGGGGTACTTACCGGTGCAGGTATCGTGTTCTTTGCATTCATCGGGTTTGATGCAGTTTCAACTGCTGCTCAGGAAGCAAAAAATCCCAAAAGGGATATGCCTATAGGCATTCTGGGGTCGTTGGTTGTGTGTACTATCCTGTATATCCTGTTCTCATGGGTATTAACAGGCGTAGCGCCATACCAGGATTTTATGCGTGCAGGTAAAGAAGCTTCGGTAGCTTATGCTATCAGCCACTACATGCAGCATTATGCATGGTTGTCAACACTGGTAACCGTTGCTATATTAGCAGGCTTTTCTTCAGTTATCCTGGTAATGTTGTTGGGCCAGTCAAGGGTATTCTATACTATGTCAACAGATGGTTTATTGCCAAAAGTATTTTCTGACCTGCATCCAAAATTCAGTACACCTTACAAAAGCAACATGATCCTGTTTGTTTTTGTAGGTCTGTTCGCTGCATTTTTACCTGCAAGCATTGCCGGCGATTTAACCTCTATTGGTACCTTATTTGCATTCGTACTGGTGTGTATCGGTGTAATGCTGCTTAGAAAAACTGATCCTGATCTGGTGCGCCCATTCAAAACGCCGCTTGTACCGCTGGTACCCATACTTGGTATCCTGATATGTGCAGCTATGATATTGAGCTTGCCACTTGAAACGCAAATCAGCGCGCTGGTTTGGATGTTAATAGGTCTGATTATTTATTTTGGCTACAGCAGGAAGCATAGCAAACTGGGCAATGTGGCCGATATATTGCCTACAGCTTCAGATTTTGAAAAGAAATAA
- a CDS encoding amidohydrolase family protein, with product MKKSIMALCITLVSIACTPAYSQTAFGDVALTGVTIIDANHQATLTGQTILLKGKIISFIFPDNSQPIAYNFTIIPLKGKYIIPGLIDTHVHMATDPSGIDNRVHALATLNDMLYSGITTVRDMAGDARTLAGLSRDARTGDINSPDIYYSSLMAGPEFFTDPRTATATTGGVPGKMPYMRAVTDSSDLIRAVAEAKGTGATGIKLYANLSAGLVQKITSEAAKQHLTVWGHAWLQDAIPSNLADAGVSSISHAPLLLHETISIVPKEWKSQTHDAAYWDKVTPDLSVLFRLMVTKHTILDATLLTYKKWGESDKTMQYDYQIGKRLTRQAYKAGVIISAGTDDDQEQFVQEEIKLLVTEAQFKPIDALIAATLNGAKALGLENQIGTIEQGKDANLLILDKNPLDNPDNIKAVFMVFKGGRMYKKQ from the coding sequence ATGAAAAAATCAATCATGGCACTGTGCATAACATTGGTATCTATAGCGTGTACGCCGGCTTATAGCCAAACAGCCTTCGGCGATGTCGCGCTAACCGGGGTTACAATTATCGATGCCAATCATCAGGCAACACTAACAGGTCAAACCATTCTTTTGAAAGGCAAAATCATCAGCTTTATCTTTCCTGATAATAGCCAACCGATTGCGTACAATTTCACTATAATACCGCTTAAAGGCAAATACATTATTCCCGGCCTGATTGATACCCACGTTCACATGGCTACCGACCCGTCCGGTATCGACAACCGGGTACACGCGCTTGCAACACTAAATGATATGCTTTACAGCGGAATTACCACGGTTAGAGATATGGCCGGGGATGCCCGCACGCTCGCCGGCTTGTCGCGCGACGCCAGAACAGGCGACATTAATTCGCCGGATATTTACTATTCTTCCCTAATGGCCGGCCCCGAATTCTTTACCGATCCGCGTACCGCTACTGCCACCACCGGTGGAGTGCCAGGCAAAATGCCTTACATGCGCGCAGTCACCGATTCTTCCGACCTTATTCGCGCCGTTGCTGAGGCAAAAGGCACCGGCGCAACCGGTATCAAACTTTATGCTAACCTTAGTGCGGGCCTGGTTCAAAAGATTACCAGCGAAGCAGCCAAACAACATCTTACTGTTTGGGGGCATGCCTGGCTACAGGATGCCATTCCCTCAAACCTGGCCGACGCCGGGGTAAGCTCCATTTCTCATGCGCCCCTGTTACTGCATGAAACTATTAGCATTGTTCCTAAGGAATGGAAAAGCCAAACCCATGATGCAGCCTATTGGGATAAAGTTACCCCCGATCTATCTGTATTGTTCCGCCTTATGGTAACCAAACACACTATTCTTGACGCCACACTGCTTACCTACAAAAAGTGGGGCGAAAGTGATAAAACGATGCAGTACGACTATCAGATCGGCAAACGCCTTACCAGGCAAGCATATAAGGCCGGTGTCATCATATCTGCCGGAACAGATGACGACCAGGAACAATTTGTACAGGAGGAAATAAAGCTTTTGGTTACCGAAGCCCAATTCAAACCTATAGATGCACTCATCGCCGCAACGCTAAACGGGGCCAAAGCACTCGGTCTTGAAAATCAAATAGGTACAATAGAACAGGGTAAAGATGCCAACCTGCTGATCCTTGATAAAAACCCGCTGGACAACCCCGATAATATTAAAGCTGTTTTTATGGTGTTCAAAGGCGGAAGGATGTATAAAAAGCAATAA
- a CDS encoding MarC family protein has product MHPLILREIISVTMILFAIIDILGAIPVIIELRQRVGHIESEKASIAVLVLMVGFLFGGDELLTIIGLDVSSFAIAGSLVIFIIAMEMILGIKLFKEEMSTTASIVPLAFPLIAGAGTMTTLLSLKSQYQTQNILVGIVLNTLFVYLVLKNVKLLERLLGETGVNILRKAFGVILLAIAIKLFRSNTHL; this is encoded by the coding sequence ATGCATCCACTGATTTTAAGAGAGATCATATCCGTAACGATGATCCTGTTTGCGATAATTGATATCCTGGGCGCCATTCCGGTAATTATTGAGCTGCGCCAGCGGGTGGGGCATATCGAATCGGAGAAAGCGAGTATCGCAGTGCTGGTATTAATGGTTGGCTTTTTATTTGGTGGCGATGAGTTACTTACCATAATCGGCCTTGATGTTTCATCTTTTGCCATCGCCGGTTCATTAGTGATCTTCATTATAGCGATGGAAATGATACTGGGGATAAAATTGTTTAAAGAGGAGATGTCAACCACGGCATCGATTGTGCCGCTTGCCTTTCCGCTGATAGCAGGCGCCGGAACCATGACCACCCTTTTATCGCTTAAATCTCAATACCAAACCCAAAATATTTTGGTAGGCATAGTGCTCAATACCCTTTTTGTTTACCTGGTTTTAAAAAATGTAAAACTGCTGGAGAGGCTGCTGGGCGAAACAGGCGTGAATATCCTCCGTAAAGCGTTTGGCGTAATATTATTAGCTATCGCGATAAAGCTGTTCAGAAGTAATACACATTTGTAA
- a CDS encoding APC family permease, giving the protein MTTKSTQPKLKHELGLLDGTMLVAGSMIGSGIFIVSADITRNVGSAGWLIAVWLITGFMTLTAAVSYGELSAMFPKAGGQYVYLKESYNKLIAFLYGWSFFAVIQTGTIAAVGVAFSKFTAYLIPAVSEDNILFGTMIGSWHFTISAAQCVSIVVIVLLTFINTKGVQSGKIIQNIFTITKLLSLFGLIGFGFLAFKGDVWHANWSHAWDMHKLNADGSIGTLTIAAALGAIAASMVGSIFSSDSWNNVTFIAGEMSNPKRNIGLSLFLGTLIVTIIYVSANVMYTGVLSLHDIATADKDRVAVAASHVIFGNVGTYVIAVMIMISTFGCNNGLIMAGARVYYTMAKDGLFFKKTGTLNKAAVPEFGLWIQAIVASVLCMSGKYGDLLDMISFVVVIFYVLTIIGIYKLRITRPDAERPYKAFGYPVLPAIYILMGIAFCILLIIYKPAFTWPGLIIVLIGIPIYYIAQRNSTNEDTPGLAD; this is encoded by the coding sequence ATGACGACAAAATCAACACAACCAAAATTAAAACATGAACTGGGCTTGCTTGACGGCACAATGCTGGTAGCAGGCTCAATGATAGGCTCAGGAATTTTTATAGTAAGTGCCGATATTACCCGAAACGTAGGTTCAGCAGGCTGGCTTATAGCGGTTTGGCTAATTACCGGATTTATGACCTTAACAGCTGCCGTTAGTTATGGCGAGCTGAGCGCCATGTTTCCAAAAGCAGGCGGGCAATATGTTTATCTGAAAGAGTCATATAATAAGCTGATTGCCTTTTTATACGGCTGGAGCTTTTTTGCGGTGATCCAAACCGGCACTATTGCTGCGGTGGGTGTTGCATTCTCAAAATTTACAGCTTATTTAATACCTGCGGTAAGTGAAGATAATATATTATTCGGCACCATGATAGGCAGCTGGCACTTTACCATCAGTGCTGCGCAGTGTGTTTCTATCGTAGTTATTGTGCTGCTTACCTTTATCAACACCAAAGGCGTTCAAAGCGGCAAGATCATTCAAAACATATTCACCATTACCAAACTGCTGAGTTTGTTCGGCCTGATTGGTTTTGGTTTTTTAGCCTTTAAGGGCGATGTATGGCATGCCAACTGGAGCCACGCCTGGGATATGCACAAGCTTAACGCAGATGGCAGCATCGGTACTTTAACAATTGCAGCCGCCTTAGGCGCCATTGCTGCTTCAATGGTAGGTTCTATTTTTAGTAGCGACAGCTGGAACAACGTAACTTTTATTGCCGGCGAAATGAGCAACCCCAAACGTAATATTGGGCTAAGCTTGTTTTTAGGCACCTTGATAGTTACCATTATTTATGTTTCAGCCAATGTGATGTACACGGGCGTATTGTCGCTGCATGATATTGCAACAGCCGATAAGGACCGTGTTGCCGTTGCAGCGTCGCATGTCATTTTCGGGAACGTGGGAACCTACGTTATCGCTGTGATGATCATGATCTCGACCTTTGGCTGCAACAACGGTTTGATTATGGCAGGTGCCAGGGTGTATTATACCATGGCTAAAGACGGGTTATTTTTTAAGAAAACAGGAACACTAAACAAAGCAGCCGTACCTGAGTTTGGTTTATGGATCCAGGCAATTGTTGCGTCAGTACTTTGCATGAGCGGCAAATACGGCGATCTGCTGGATATGATCTCTTTTGTAGTGGTAATCTTCTACGTGCTTACCATTATCGGCATTTACAAATTAAGGATCACCCGGCCCGATGCAGAAAGACCATACAAAGCATTTGGCTACCCTGTATTACCTGCCATTTATATTTTAATGGGGATTGCATTTTGTATTTTGCTGATCATTTACAAACCTGCCTTTACCTGGCCGGGACTGATCATTGTATTAATCGGCATTCCTATTTATTATATCGCACAACGAAATTCTACAAATGAGGATACACCAGGGCTGGCTGATTAG
- a CDS encoding MFS transporter — MKSDKNLWILVLVCVINSLGFGIIVPVLYQYGKTFGLTGTTLGILTASFSIAQFFATPILGSLSDKWGRKPLLVISLAGTCISFLMFAGARTLLVLFAARILDGLTGGNVSVAQAMVADTATPQNRAKRFGILGSSLAFGFVIGPFVGGVFTNLSPQAPFFFAAAISFVGTLLALLLLKETNPTSKKTRAGKRDKFKFIMLVTTLKRCTIGTAVFIGFLLTMAQFTMIIGFQTLSVDVLKITATQIGLFLAAFGVCGIIMQLCVPLFTKLISSKSLILILSTILCLVAMFCSGLTSAFVPYAVCTLVYALFNGLRNPMLNAIIADNIDQKEQGQVLGINQSYASIGQTLGPITAGLVTVISIHSVFFLSSLYILIALILSFRLKKKE; from the coding sequence ATGAAATCGGATAAAAACCTTTGGATCTTAGTGCTCGTCTGCGTTATTAACTCCCTGGGTTTTGGCATCATAGTGCCGGTGCTGTACCAATACGGCAAAACCTTCGGGCTTACCGGCACAACCCTTGGTATCCTTACGGCTTCGTTTTCTATTGCACAGTTTTTTGCTACGCCCATCCTGGGTTCTCTTTCCGATAAATGGGGGCGAAAGCCATTGCTGGTCATCAGCCTGGCGGGTACCTGTATTTCGTTCTTGATGTTTGCCGGGGCCCGCACATTACTGGTGCTTTTTGCTGCGCGCATCCTTGATGGGTTAACGGGTGGCAACGTATCCGTTGCGCAGGCCATGGTGGCTGATACAGCTACCCCACAAAACAGGGCAAAGCGGTTTGGGATCTTAGGGTCGTCGCTGGCCTTTGGTTTTGTAATAGGGCCTTTTGTTGGCGGGGTGTTTACCAACCTTAGCCCGCAGGCTCCTTTCTTTTTTGCTGCGGCCATCTCGTTTGTTGGCACCTTGCTGGCGCTGCTTTTATTAAAGGAAACCAACCCAACCAGTAAAAAGACAAGAGCTGGAAAACGCGATAAATTTAAGTTCATAATGCTTGTAACCACACTTAAACGGTGTACCATAGGTACCGCAGTGTTTATAGGGTTCCTGCTTACCATGGCGCAGTTTACCATGATCATTGGTTTTCAAACGTTAAGCGTCGATGTTTTAAAGATCACGGCTACGCAAATAGGTTTATTTTTAGCCGCGTTTGGGGTTTGCGGCATCATTATGCAACTGTGTGTTCCATTGTTTACCAAACTCATTTCGTCCAAATCACTTATTCTTATCCTGTCAACCATTTTATGCCTGGTTGCCATGTTTTGTTCGGGTTTAACCTCGGCTTTTGTGCCTTATGCCGTTTGTACGCTGGTTTATGCGCTTTTCAATGGCTTGCGGAACCCTATGCTGAACGCAATAATTGCCGATAATATCGACCAAAAAGAGCAGGGCCAGGTGTTGGGCATCAACCAGTCGTACGCCTCAATAGGGCAAACACTGGGCCCAATAACAGCCGGATTAGTTACCGTTATTTCCATTCATAGTGTTTTCTTCTTATCTTCATTGTATATTTTAATAGCGCTTATATTAAGTTTCAGGTTAAAGAAAAAAGAATAA
- the dacB gene encoding D-alanyl-D-alanine carboxypeptidase/D-alanyl-D-alanine endopeptidase: MRIHQGWLISLIFVTGHSFAQPLDQKLQSAFGRLQADSQCRYASVSLTVLDAKTGEKVFTANPNMGLATASTLKTITTITAFNLLGKDFQYQTRFGYSGSIGSDGTLNGDVIIKGAGDPTLGSWRYENTHEGHVLALMVDALKKAGIKKINGRVIGDDSIFGSQAIPEGWIWMDVGNYYGAGTSGLCWRENQFDIKLKTGAIDSPVSILREVPEMPYLGFKSELVNAPSGTGDNAYAFLPVNGKTMYLRGTYARDQTKKSISAALPDPAYDAAFRLMDTLKKLGIGVSNEPESSNTLTAKGLTAPQLATKLTTLLSPRLSQIIYWLNHKSINLYAEQLLKTIAWKAGKQPSTMNGVEVEQAFWKARGIDPNSLNIVDGSGLSPGDRVTTLTLATILQSAKKETWFADFYDSLPTYNDMRMKSGSILNVLTYAGYHNYKGRELCFSIMVNNYNGSSRAIKEKIFRVLDELK, translated from the coding sequence ATGAGGATACACCAGGGCTGGCTGATTAGTTTAATTTTTGTTACAGGGCACAGCTTTGCCCAGCCTTTGGATCAAAAGCTGCAATCAGCATTTGGCAGGCTGCAGGCCGATAGCCAGTGCAGGTATGCATCGGTATCGCTTACCGTGCTGGATGCCAAAACAGGCGAAAAGGTTTTTACCGCTAACCCTAATATGGGGCTGGCCACGGCGTCAACTTTAAAAACCATAACCACAATTACAGCCTTTAATTTGCTGGGGAAGGATTTTCAATACCAAACCCGATTCGGTTATAGCGGTTCCATCGGCAGCGATGGCACGCTGAACGGGGATGTTATCATAAAAGGTGCCGGCGACCCTACCCTAGGCAGCTGGCGATATGAAAACACCCATGAGGGCCATGTACTTGCCTTGATGGTTGACGCGCTGAAAAAAGCAGGGATCAAAAAAATTAACGGGCGGGTTATCGGCGATGATTCCATCTTCGGTTCACAGGCTATCCCCGAGGGCTGGATCTGGATGGACGTGGGCAATTATTACGGTGCGGGCACATCGGGCCTTTGCTGGCGCGAAAACCAGTTTGATATAAAATTAAAGACCGGCGCAATTGACAGCCCGGTAAGTATTTTGCGCGAAGTGCCCGAAATGCCTTACCTCGGTTTCAAAAGCGAGCTAGTTAATGCGCCATCGGGCACGGGTGATAATGCCTATGCCTTTTTACCCGTTAACGGCAAAACCATGTACCTGCGCGGCACCTATGCCCGGGATCAAACCAAAAAAAGCATTTCCGCAGCCCTCCCCGACCCGGCTTATGATGCTGCCTTCAGGTTGATGGATACCTTGAAAAAACTGGGGATCGGCGTAAGCAACGAGCCGGAATCATCCAATACTTTAACCGCAAAAGGATTAACCGCGCCGCAGTTAGCCACCAAGTTAACTACCCTGCTATCGCCGCGTTTAAGCCAGATCATTTACTGGCTAAACCACAAAAGTATTAACCTGTATGCAGAGCAATTGCTCAAAACTATTGCCTGGAAAGCTGGAAAACAACCATCAACCATGAATGGCGTTGAGGTGGAACAGGCCTTTTGGAAAGCCAGGGGGATAGATCCCAACTCCTTAAATATTGTTGACGGCAGCGGTCTTTCGCCCGGCGACAGGGTGACCACCTTAACGCTGGCTACCATCCTGCAATCTGCAAAAAAAGAAACCTGGTTTGCTGATTTTTACGACAGCCTGCCTACCTACAACGATATGCGAATGAAGAGTGGCAGCATTTTGAACGTGCTTACCTACGCGGGGTACCATAACTATAAAGGGCGCGAACTCTGCTTCTCTATTATGGTGAATAACTACAACGGCAGCAGCAGGGCCATAAAAGAAAAGATATTCAGGGTACTGGATGAGCTGAAGTAG
- a CDS encoding sodium-translocating pyrophosphatase — protein sequence MDLLNNYLIYLIPVFGLIGIIAMAIKAAWVTKQDAGDGDMVTLAGYIADGAMAFLRAEWKVLSYFVVVAGLLLAWSGTTVVTSSPVIAISFVCGAFLSAFAGFLGMRIATKANVRTTQAARTSLAKALKVSFTGGTVMGLGVAGLAIVGLGSLFIVFYQYYVVHVTGSSVNGEAMAKALDVLAGFSLGAESIALFARVGGGIYTKAADVGADLVGKVEAGIPEDDVRNPATIADNVGDNVGDVAGMGADLFGSYVATMLATMVLGREIVSHDAFGGIAPILLPMVIAGLGLIFSIVGAAFVKIKNETDSVQKALNLGNWMSIVLTAVATYFVVQWMLPNDAFHMVRDEDAGGAIKAGSLVFTKNGVFMSIVVGLVVGTLMSIITEYYTAMGKRPVLSIIRQSSTGHATNIIGGLAVGMESTVLPILVLASGIYGSYHFAGLYGVAIAAAGMMATTAMQLAIDAFGPIADNAGGIAEMSRLPEEVRHRTDNLDAVGNTTAATGKGFAIASAALTSLALFAAFVGVAGIEHIDIYKADVLAGLFVGGMIPFIFSALCISAVGRAAMAMVEEVRRQFREIPGIMEYKAKPEYEKCVAISTKASIREMVAPGLIALITPIIIGFAFGPEVLGGLLAGVTVSGVLMGIFQSNAGGAWDNAKKSFEKGCLINGEMYYKKSEPHKASVTGDTVGDPFKDTSGPSMNILIKLMSIVSLVIAPHLHKDVSPTERVQNELQQKSHITHVIKADKKA from the coding sequence ATGGATCTATTAAACAATTACTTAATTTATTTAATTCCTGTCTTCGGGCTCATCGGGATTATAGCGATGGCAATTAAAGCCGCATGGGTTACTAAACAAGATGCCGGCGATGGCGATATGGTAACCCTTGCAGGTTACATTGCAGACGGTGCCATGGCGTTTTTACGTGCAGAATGGAAAGTGCTGAGCTACTTTGTGGTGGTTGCAGGTTTATTACTGGCATGGTCTGGCACCACAGTAGTAACATCAAGCCCCGTTATTGCTATCTCATTTGTCTGCGGGGCATTTCTTTCAGCATTTGCAGGTTTTCTGGGGATGCGGATTGCTACCAAAGCCAACGTACGTACCACGCAGGCCGCACGTACCAGCCTGGCAAAAGCTTTGAAAGTATCATTTACGGGTGGTACCGTTATGGGTTTAGGTGTTGCCGGACTTGCAATTGTAGGTTTGGGATCTTTGTTCATCGTGTTTTATCAATATTATGTTGTGCATGTTACAGGCAGCAGCGTTAATGGCGAGGCCATGGCAAAAGCACTTGATGTTTTAGCAGGGTTTTCATTAGGCGCTGAATCCATAGCCCTGTTTGCCCGCGTAGGCGGAGGTATTTATACCAAAGCGGCCGACGTTGGTGCCGACCTTGTAGGTAAAGTTGAAGCCGGCATCCCTGAGGATGATGTGCGCAACCCCGCAACCATTGCCGATAACGTAGGTGATAACGTAGGCGACGTGGCCGGTATGGGTGCCGATTTGTTCGGATCGTATGTGGCTACCATGCTTGCTACAATGGTGCTGGGCCGCGAAATTGTATCACATGACGCTTTTGGCGGTATTGCACCTATATTGTTGCCAATGGTGATAGCTGGCTTAGGCTTAATTTTCTCCATTGTAGGCGCTGCCTTTGTTAAAATAAAAAATGAAACCGACAGCGTACAAAAAGCACTAAACCTGGGTAACTGGATGTCGATCGTATTAACAGCGGTTGCCACTTATTTTGTAGTGCAATGGATGCTGCCAAATGACGCGTTCCACATGGTACGTGATGAAGACGCCGGGGGCGCTATAAAAGCGGGCTCGCTGGTGTTTACCAAAAACGGTGTTTTTATGTCGATAGTGGTAGGGTTGGTAGTAGGTACCTTAATGTCGATAATTACGGAGTATTATACTGCAATGGGTAAACGCCCGGTACTAAGCATTATCCGCCAGTCGTCAACAGGGCATGCCACCAATATCATTGGCGGTTTAGCGGTTGGAATGGAATCAACCGTGCTGCCGATTTTAGTTTTAGCATCAGGCATTTATGGCTCATACCATTTTGCAGGCTTGTATGGCGTTGCTATCGCTGCAGCCGGTATGATGGCGACCACCGCCATGCAACTGGCTATTGACGCATTTGGCCCGATAGCTGATAATGCAGGCGGTATTGCCGAAATGAGCCGTTTACCCGAAGAGGTTCGTCACCGTACAGATAACCTTGACGCCGTAGGTAACACTACCGCAGCAACAGGTAAGGGGTTCGCTATCGCATCGGCAGCATTAACCTCCCTGGCCTTATTTGCAGCCTTTGTGGGTGTGGCCGGTATTGAACATATAGATATTTATAAGGCAGATGTACTTGCAGGTTTGTTCGTGGGCGGCATGATCCCTTTTATCTTCTCGGCATTGTGTATCTCGGCGGTGGGCCGTGCAGCTATGGCGATGGTAGAGGAAGTAAGGCGCCAGTTTCGCGAGATCCCCGGCATTATGGAATATAAGGCTAAACCCGAGTATGAAAAATGCGTGGCCATCTCAACCAAAGCATCTATTCGCGAAATGGTTGCACCGGGACTTATTGCTTTAATTACGCCGATCATCATCGGTTTTGCATTTGGTCCGGAGGTTTTGGGCGGATTGCTGGCGGGCGTAACCGTATCCGGCGTATTGATGGGTATTTTCCAGAGCAACGCGGGCGGTGCATGGGATAATGCTAAAAAATCGTTTGAAAAAGGCTGTTTGATCAATGGCGAAATGTATTACAAAAAATCAGAGCCGCATAAGGCATCTGTAACAGGTGATACCGTTGGCGATCCGTTTAAGGATACTTCAGGCCCGTCAATGAACATCCTTATCAAACTCATGTCTATCGTGTCGCTGGTGATCGCACCGCATCTGCACAAGGATGTGAGCCCAACTGAGCGCGTTCAAAACGAACTGCAGCAAAAATCACATATAACGCATGTGATTAAGGCTGATAAAAAAGCTTAA